ATGGAAGATGTGAATAACTCAGTTGTGTATGTTTGAGGTTTAAAGAAATAcacttgtaaattttttttaaataaagccagacttttttattaaagtttGTGGTTTTACTCTTATTGCAGGGTTTTATTTGCACAAGCATTTAAATGCCATTTTGATTATAACATTTAGTGTCAATATTCAAGCCCACATTTTCTTCCCATAAAACTAGCTTCCCCAGTTCAGACAAGTGGGTTTTTCCTCCTGCCAGCTGGATGAGATGAGAAACCCTGGAACTATGCTGACACAACTCTTATGCAGGATCCTTCCTGATGTCACTTGGTTCTTACCTTTGTCTGGAAAACAAATCTTAAGCTGAAAATCTTTCAACCAAGTTCCTCTAGAAGCAATCTAAGAAGCCTTGATACAAGGCTAGGTCGTTAAGTAATCAAAAtggatttcattttttcctgtttagcTCTGTTTGCAACTTTTCTGTCACATGTTCAGGAGCTTCTTTTGGCAGGAACATCCCTTTGTCTGGCTTTTGGGATGACCCTTGCCACTTGATCTGCTGCTTTTACGtattccttcccctctccttgtAGTGGAACGTAGACTAATTGCAGCAGAGATGGGCTTCCTGCGGCAGGATTGGTCTTTGCCATGAGCGTGCATAAACTGCAGGAGACTGGAAACTGCTCAGGACAGTGAGCGCCTCTAGAGTAAAGCCTGGACCACGTTTTATGGGTCATCCGTCAATAGTTGTTGAATACTGCTCTGAGGAGTGTACtaaatgaacatattttttcGATGCTGTAATAAAGAGAAGAATAAGCTCAATTCCAGACTCGGTGCTTCCTTTATTAAGGGAAGTGGAGGGAGGTGCCAAAATTTCCATTGCCCTTTCTCTGAAATCCCATTGTATGTGCCCAGAATCACTGCTGACAGGTAGTGTTACACACGAGGCAGCGGTGTAGAAAAGGTCGTAGCCTGTGGAGTACTGCTCCCTGCCAGGGGCAGGTGGCTTGGCCTTAGACAGCACGCCTGTGGCTGGGTGTTGTAGGACTCAGCCGTGCAGCGCAGGTGAAAGACCGCTTGTACGCTTGCGCTTGTGTTCCAGTCTAGCTCTGAGACGAGTGCTGCTTTCCGCCTGGggtccttcctcctttcctctcagCTGTAAGGCCTGAAAGTTGACATGTCCTTTATTTATCCATTCCCTCGCTCATGGAAGATGGCTGCCACCACTGCTGGGCCTAGCTGGTTGTTTTCCTTGCAGCCAGAAGCTGTGGGGGTTCCTTCCCTCTGTCACAGATGCCTGATAGCCTGTCTCCTGTTCCCAGGACAAATAAGATAGCACCACTCCTCCTGGGATTCAGCATGGGACCCCGGGAGGGAGTAGCAGCAATCAGGGGGGAGTCTGTACTATTCTAGGCTCACACAGGCTGGTAAAGATAGACCTCACCGATGATCTGCTTTATATTCAGTTTGTAAAGCCTCAGGTCATTGCCCTAATGAATGCAGAACTGCATATGCATATTCATATGTATCCTTTAAATACACTCGGGCAACTTGTGTGTACATTGGCTGTCGTTTGCTATTTCATGTGGAAGGGTTATACGCAAAAGTGGCAACCGCACAGAAACATGGAAAAACCCCTGGTTATGAGTATAGCTACATATAACCCATTGACTTGCATCTAAACTAAAGTTACGCTGCTAAAATAACAATGGCATTGAATCCTTAAGTGAACAAAACTTTTAAGAACTAAAATTCTTCCCTGCCCCTGGGATACTTTAGTCCCATGCTGAGAATCAGAGTTACATAGTTGACTTGCTTAGCACAAAACTGGTGATCAAAGCCAGGTTTCTGTTagcacagcactgccaagaaGCCCTGAATTTGGACTGCGAGGCAATGCGCACAAAGGGACCTGCAGTCTCTGGCGGTACAGACAGGCGCGTTACCGCAGATGATAGGGCGACTGCATCATTCCAGAATGGTTGAAGGCCTTATCGCTACAGTGGTGTTCATGGAGGGCTCTGAAGAACAACAGcagctttcaaatatttatgGGAAACCCACAGGGCAGCAGCGGTAGGAAAGCGTGCGGTGGTGCTAGAAAATGTAACAGACAGCGGAGATAGCATTGCAGGCTGGAGGCGAGTCCAGCACTTGCTCTTAGGGGAGCAGCGACTGGTAGGGAGAGGATACGATGTGCCCATCACTGACAGCAAGGACAAATAGGTTAAAGCTGTTGCGATACCGTTTTAAAGGCCAGTGGAGGAATGCTCGGGCTGGAGTGGCAGGCCAAGGAAGTAATCTGTACAGCAGCTTTCAAGATAGTACGAGTGagtcatggtttttttttttttcccccggttTGATAAATGCAATCTAGCGGTAACCAAGCTGTGAAGGCTTGCTCAAAAGCACTGGCTGTGTAGCCAAGGGAAAGGCTGTAACAGAGCCACGAGCAAAACAAATCCACAGGCCTTAGTGGTTGTTTGGGTGAGAACCAGGACATCAGGTTGCAGGCCCCAGCGATGGAGccgcagcagcagagccagggaggGCGATGGACATCTGGGAACTGCACTGCTAGGCGTGAGTGCGGAGCTTGGACTGAAGGAAAGTATCTGAAACCGAGAGGGTGATCCGAGTTCTCTGTCCAAAGAAACTGTTTGTGGTTGACATTGCCCAACAATAGTTTGGATgggtaagaaaaggaaatcaaagGCAGAGGCTTTTTGAATCTCTGCAGAATACAGGCAGCTGGTCAGAGATCATGCAGGGACTGCAGCAGAGGGGCAGTCAGGGATGTAGGGGGGAGCCGGCAGAGGCACAGAAGCCACAGGAGGACACAGTTGCAAGACGGgaggactgttcagcctggtaCTGGGTTTCAGTCTAGTGCTTTAATGCAAGCGTGTACTTAATCTGCAACTCTGCAAACGGCATTAGAGTCTTTCCTGCTTTAATGGTGGGTAAACACCAAGTTAGGAATCAACTAATCCCTAACTAAATCTCAGtgttaaaaagcatttattagTCAAAAGCCTAGGAAGAAGTATATATGGCTGTTTGGGACTTTTTGTATCTTGGGATAAGTTTTTGAAAGGTTATCTTGCTTACACAAGAGCTGTTTGTGCATCTGCTAACAGTAATCCAATATTCTTAAAACACCAAAACCATTTGTCAAAGAGAATCCAATGCAAGGGTTATACAAGTCATCCTGCTAGACcccacaaaatacaaaaatctggTTTCGCCACAAACCGCACATTATCAAAATAACACGGAAGAAAGCTATCCCAGTCTGTGTCACTGAATTATCACGGGGTGTGAAACAATAGAGAGCAGAAAAGTaccaaaacacatttattacaaaaaaccaaggttttatttttttgtagtaACAACTTCAATCTGCTTATTGAtcctgcaattaaaaaaaggtaaatgcaGAAAGCAAGGCTCACAAAGGAAAGCTGCAACATGCATTATGCATCTCGGCACCTGAGATGGATAACACAGATACGCGTCAAATAATTCAAGGGGTAAACCAGAGGTAACCTATGTATACCTTATGCAAACTGCTAAGGTAGTTACCGTAACTCTAGTCTTCAGTTCTTCAACTCcaacttttcttcagaaaaatctttgctggTACACAGACGTTTAGAGGCTGGttttgctggaagaaaaagtaagttATTTAATGTACAGTAAACAGACTGAACTAAACCACAAGCCATGTCACGCGTACAGGATTTAACAGGAAGAGATGAGagttaaaaatcagtattaacATTCACAAATGAAAACTGTTACAGCAATAACGGGGGGCTCTTTACTAAATGCCAACAAGGACTTTCAAAAAGCCTGTATTGAGCTACATTTTGACCTACAACTCAGTGCTACCCAACAATAGTGTAAAAATAAGTTTCATGGCATTAAAGCTTTATCAAAACCTCCTTTCCTCCAGTTCATGGAACTACAGACTGAAAGCCTCCCCGCCTCATCACAGCAAAGCCCAAGATCACTGAAACCATCTAGCTTCTACAAGTACTTCAAGAAAATGAccaattataaaaaaaaatacaatccaATTCAACATCAAAGATCTCTAAGGATATCTATTTCTCAATTAAATTGTACAGAACTGTATTCTGCTGGTGTAGTGACTCCAGACCTAAACTGAGTCCGTGCAAGCATAAGGGAGGAGGTCAGAACTGGGACCAGTCACTTGGACATACGCCATTCTACCCCGGGTGAAAATGCAGCTCCAGTTCGTAAGCATTTAGCTAAAATAAATGTGAGCTTGACGTTAGATACCCCATCCTCCCCCAGTATGCAATCTAAGGCATAAAGGTCTGGTTTATGGCCTGTGGGATGATCCTATCCAGTCCACCATTTTTTCTGTGGAGGCTCATGCTGGGATCAGAGGAGCGGACTGCTGTTACCGAGGTCGCATgaagccctgcagctgctgcacacaTGTAGGCACTCAGTCCTGCCGGCTACCTCCGCGCTCATGCTGGAGCACGGTATCGCTGTCACGCGGCTAAAGCAGCCCACAGGGCTGACAAGGTGGCACCAGCCTGAGACAGCAAGAGGTGTAGCCTGAAATCCAAGTGCCACGTAGGAGGCTTGTTCCTTACCTTCATCAGGGCAGGGCCTCTTGTACAGCACGTCCGCTGGGATCTGGAAACTAATGCACAGCATCTCCTTGTTCGGTGCAACATTTCGAACCAGGTAAGTAGAACAGCGTCCACCTAAGGAGGTTCCCAGCGAAGCTTCAGCTCGTTCTTGAATATCTTTGGCGGGGTCGTCATGTTTGGAGAAACCGTAGCAGTGTACCGTGGGAAGGCCAGCAGTGCTGCACGGCTCCCCGACTAAAAGATGCCGGAAAACACCTAGAAATTCAACAGCCAAAGCCGGCAAATTCATGACTATATGAAAAGaggttttctgttcttctttcagAAGTGGGAGCTCTTTACTTAGTTCTTCTCTTACTGGCCCCAGGAGGAAGTCCCTGCCATCCATGTTGAACgcttttattttgttgtctactttgtttagtttgcagtTGTGCAGGAGCCAGTTGTAGGATTCAGGATTGAGATCGTTTGCAAATACGTGGCACTTTCGCTTTGCTGCTGGAATAGCAAAAGGTCCAATCCCAGCAAAGACATCGAAAAGGACATCACCGGGCTTTAAAAGCTCAATGATACGGCCGTGTTCTGTGGAAAGACGTGGGTTCCAGTAGACTTTAGAAAAGTCCAATTCATAcacaatattattttctttgaccTGAAAGTCCAACAAAACATTTGCTTAAGCCTCTGTGTTCAAATTCCAGGCATGTTTAAGCATTATCAGTAATTAAGACAGCTAAAACCCAAGGTGCTTTATCAAAAGGTAACGCGTACATTGACATTTGTCCCATTAGTACTACACACAAATCTTGTATAGACAGATCTACTCATCAGAAATAGCCATAAGGAATGTTCCAACTGTCAATCCAGATGGCTGGCTTATGCACCTCTCAATCACCAGgtggaaataaagcagcaacTTAAAatgaccattaaaaaaaaaaaaaactgaggCTTTTCAAGAGCTTTGTGGCTGGCTGACAACTCCTTTATTGAAAGCAGACCTTGGGAAGATAGAGTCCACATAGTAAATAAGTGTCTGAGAATGATACAGCACAAGAAAGGCAGCAGTCAGCCAAATTCAAAGCCATTGGGAGCCAATTctgcagtttgaaaaaaaatactgtattttatctTTCAAGGTGACAGAGTTTGGAAACTGATCCAAACCCAAACTTTGGGATGACCATTATCTTAAGAACAGACCTAAAAAGGAACAGTATTTATTCAGATGACCGTGGGATGCAAGGTACTACTCACTTTGCACCACTACACTTGGATTGTGTGACTCCAAGGTAAAGCAACTTTGAATCCAAATCTCTTCATCACTTGCTTTGCCAGCAAGAAGCACTCTGAAGTGTATCTGCGCTCAGCGTGCAGCTCAGGGGTATGCTAGATGTATGCTTAATGAGCTAATACCATCTGCATAGTATTTGATTATCGCTTCTGCCTTGATGATTCAAATGCCTTCTCTGTGCACGTACAGGATGTTCTACCAAGctatttaacttttttgtttggtaATCTAATGTTTTCTCTTCTAAAAGTATAAAACTGCTAACagttaggaaaaatattttttggtcAAACCAGTGGCCAAGTTTCCAGCTAAAGACAAGAAACCCTACGTGAAGAATACTTGGCAGTTACATACTGCTTTGCAcctgaaaaatgtcaaaacagaGGAGAGATGAGGTTTGTCTTGCTGctgacagaagaggaaaaaggcatAGGAAAAATCTTGCCTAAGTTGCAAAGCCAGTgagatttaaaaacacagtCTTACGTTCTGTACCAGCCACTAGACAAGGCTTGGTGAAATTAAATGGTATTTTCTTAGATCAAATCCACTAAATATTTTGGCTTTAGAGTGAGAAACACCCTTTGCTACAAGTCTGTCACTAGTATCTCTGTAAGAAACCTttacttcagctgcttttacaTATCATTAAAGTCTAGGCTGTGAACTTCAAAGAATACTTGCCTTCATGATCCCTATGGCTGTGAGTTTGCTCTTGGCAGACCAGGACAAATGAACATAGAAGAAACTGCCAACTCCTACACTCTAAAAGGAGTGTCAGGAAAGGGCACTGTGCAAAGGAATGGTCTTAATAGCATCTCTTCATCACATCTTTCCAGTAGATGTCTTTGGGTTTTAGCacattgaatttaaaataacaggggaaaaaaccctataCCTTGGTTACCAGGTTGCTCTCTCCAGCGAGCACTTCCATTTGAAAATTTCTGTATGTGCTGTCAATAATATTGGTTTTATTCACTACACAGGTGATTCCCGGATTCTTGTCAATTATAACCTGGCCTGAAAGAGAGGGCAAAAGATATTCTGGTTAAGGGACTACAACCTCTTAATGTTCTACAAGAGATACAAACACTGCTGTTTATAGTTAAATTAACAAAAGTAAGCATCTATTAGAACAACCTTCCTCTAATGATTCAGGGTTGCAGATGTGACACCTTTCCAAGGCACGTACTTTACCCTGGCCCAGTGCTCAGTGAAGCAAGACCACAATTACTCTGTGGGAGCAACTGTGGAGAGGAGAACTGTGCCTTCTGTGCACAGCTACAGCATCAGCACAAGGCTATTTAAAGTCAAAATATAGAGCAATGAAAAGCGCTCGAAAGTTCTCCTTGTACAAGTAATAATTTATTGGTAGaataattgttaaaaatatctttttagcAACATAGAAAATATACTAATTACTTTTTTGAGAAGAGTTGTTTTACCTACCAATCAAATGTTTGTATGGTAGCTGATGATCTCTAAGATTCAAATGAGCTATGTGACCAACACGGCTAAATCCAGAGGTGACTTCTTGACCTTCGGGAAGGACTGCTCGTAGGATCTCCTCTGACTTGAAATTCTCGTAAGTCAGCTCTAAGTTATACTTGGACACCTCAGGACGAACATTAAGCTGTTTTAACACCTCTTGCTCCGATTCTCCCAATGAGAATTCTAGTATTTTATGAGGATCCAAAATAACAAGTCTACTGTCCTCATCTTCCGGATCCTCAACCACTCGCTTTAGACCAGGACGCTGTAGTACCGTATGTTTTAGGGACTTCAGCAAAGTATTTACAATTTCTTTCTTGACTTTAAGAACTGGAACAACAACTGTCCTTTTAAAAGCTTCTCTGTTGAGTAGTGTCATCCCACGCACTTCAGGATGCGGCAAATACAGTTCTAGATTAGCTTTATCCTCCACAGTTTCAGGCATTgtaaaaaaactattttttctaaCTACTACGAAGAGCCCAGGTATTCTGCCAGAATATTGCGCCAATAGCATCCAAACTGCTGGAAATGATGTATTTGATGCAGCTGTCCTAAAATGATTAGTTTTCAGTAGTCTGGCAGAGTATCCAAATCTCCATAAAGTCCTAGAAgagaaattattcattttatagACATTATGTAATCATTCCACAAAAAAGGCTGCAAATCACATGGATTTGCTGTTCTCTTAAAACTAGAATTTCCGTCTGTACCAAACAATCCACAATAGTTTAGTAAAGCTCTTTATTATGAACTATATACTACAAGTTTATGTCcttttgcaaatgtatttttagactTAAACATTAACTAAATTTAAGCAGTGAGATAATCCCCCCCTGCCAAAATACAATGACCTGTCTTTGTTCTAATAAACTTGATATTAATCCCAGTaagcaaaatggaaacatttctaCTGTCTTGATCCTACTGTTGGATCCCTTCTGTCTCTGATAAAATTCATTACCGAGCAGTGGTTGCTAGAAAACAGTTATTAGCAACAGTGGTCATAATCACTCTTCAACAATTTCTGCCTCCTACACCCCAGTGGTAAGGGGTTACACACACCGTAGTGTCTTTGCTCCATGTGCTGCATGCCAGGAAGACCATGAATTAAATGCAGAATTCCCCTAAAGGTATGGGGAAGCATTAGTAATGATTGTTCAAGCAACTGAACCCCCCTCCACAGTTCATTCATAGGATGGGGACTTCAAAAGTAGCTTTATGCTTCTTTAAATGATTTCCTCCACTAAAGACAGTCCAAAGGGGCCCAACTCTGCATCGGCTGCTCCTAGGCAGGAACCAATGATTTACGTAGTGTGCGAGGCTGAcatttctcctgccttcttGGGAAGTTTGTTTTAAGATTGGGGGTTGATAGGAGAGATGCAAACTAGGTCTGAAAGGAAACCGGTTCTCTTGCCTGCCTCAGACATCTACACCCCAACATACAGGGCTGCTGCCCTCCTTCAGGGTAACAAGCCATGCGGTCTCTTCTTCAAAAAAGGAGCTGTGCCCAAGCCCTAGCACAGCTGGCCCCgctcccaccctccctcccccacaAATCCCAGCTCCTCACTGGTTCTCCCTACATCTCCAAGCCAGCTCATTTTCCTAAGCCAAGTTTTTGGCAAAGCGCACCTCCTTTCCCTGTTGActcaaaaataaacattacatTCTTCACGTCTgctacagagaagaaagacttCATCCAGAGACCAGAACATCCCAGTGTTTTTCTTAGGCATTCCCTTTCTCCCCAGCTGGAAACCGCTGGCCTAGTTTGCATGGGCTTCTCGGTATTAGATAAGCCCGCAAGATAACAGCCCCCACCCCGGGCCTGGCTGGAGGTCACTGCAGCCACGCTGTCGCAAGAGGACTAACACCCTCCCGACGTTGTCTCTGGGAAGACCCGCCTTTCCCCCGTAACCGAGGTCTCGCCAAGATCCCCCTTTGCCCCGTTCTTCCCTCAGAGTAACctgagggggtggggggtgctgCCGGAGGGCTGCTGCCCGCTCCGCCCGGCCCGAGCTCCGCGAGCAACACCGGCCCCCAAGCACAGAGACCCCCGGGCGGGCCGGAGAGGCGCCGGCCAGGCCTCACCCGGGGAAGGGATCCTCGCCGGGGCGGGGGCCTCTCCGGGGTCACCGCCCCTCCCTGAGCGGGGCTCCGCTGGCAGCCACCGCCTCAGGCCCACCGCGGCCtgggccgcccgccgccggccacGGCGCGGAGGGGTGTAGCcccggccgggggctgcggggccggggccgccgcggggACCCCCCGCCCGTAGGCCGCAGCCGGAGCCGCGCCGTTGCCACGGCTACCGCTCCCCCGCCCTCACCTCATGCCGAGCCCCGCCGCGCGCGCCGGCGCCCTCCCACGTCATCGTCATCGCCGCCGCCGTGACGCCACGCGGCCGCGCCGCTCCGTGAGGCCGCTCCGAAGGGGAGGGCGGGGCTGgagcggcggccccgccccgagcggccccgccccccggcgGCGCTCCCCTCAGAGGCGAGGCGGTGGGGCGCGGGGTGGCATGGCGCCGCCGCTGCGGGGGGCCGGGCGGCTCCTGGCCGAGCGGGGCTGGTACCTGTCCGCCCGCGAgcagcaagaggaggaggaggaggaggcggcggacGAGGACGGGGAGTCcgccccgctgctgccgccgccgtcGGGCAGCGTGCGTGTGAGGGGGCGGCTCGGCGGTGGGGAGGGGCGCCTCTGAGGGGAGCGCCCTGAGGGGGCtgcggccccggggctgcccgggccCGCTCCgtcggggggcggcgggcgccggCTTGACTGGACTTTCCGTGCTTTCCCCGGGTGCGGTGTCTGTCAGGACGGGCCCCGTCCCCGCGGCTTGGGGGCTCCCGCGGCGGGAGGCTGCGAAggcggccgcccccggccgTGCTTGGTTTTGAGGAGAAGTTCGGGGAGCGCGGCCCgggcgggggagggagggagggggaccTCGGGCTCAAAGGTTGGGCCGATCGGTGCAGCTCGGCGGAGGGGGGAGGCGGAGGGCGGGCCGGGCTGTgcggggggctcccggggggTGACACCTGGAGAGGGCAGCGGGAAGGGCCGGGCCGGTGAAGCTGAACGTCTGGTCCTGGCGCGTCTTCTCACCGGTTTGAGGCTTTGCCCCGCTCTGGGAAGTGctgccctctgctctgcccctcGCTCCTGGTGCGGGCACGCAGGGATAGCCTGCTTTTAAACGTACGTCTTGCTGCGCTCTCCCTGCGCTCTAGAATCACTGTACTCAAAAGTTGTAGTCGTCTTGAGATCCTTACGGGACAGCATCGTGTTGTTTTATACGCAACGAGGGTTTGCATGGTCTTAGAGTGAGAAGAGAGATTTTCTGATTTAGACCAGGGAAGGAAAAGTTGACtggctctccccctcccttaAATTTCCTCCTATTGAAGGCCAAAACACCCCTTGCACTAATCGTACTTTGTTTTGCCCTTTTCACAGAATCCTCCAAATCGTGGCTCTTCCTTTGGTTTCTCAGTATTTAATCTAATGAATGCAATCATGGGAAGTGGCATACTTGGCTTATCCTATGCTATGGCCAACACAGGGATCATGGGGTTTAGGTAAGTTTTTGGGTTTTATGtacacttatttttaaacttggCTTGTAGTTTTAAATGGAACAAAACTTGATTGCTAAGACTCCTGTGCAACAactgaggaagaaataaatagctTGTGCTTTTCAGCATTGTTGAGTAAGATCTTCCTTCTTTGGTTTAGTCATTCAGATCTGGCCTAGCATAAGTACTGCCCAGAAGTTGCATTAAATTGCCACATGGTGGCAATTTCTTGGCCATTACTCCTAATAGATGGATGTTTACGTTTTAAAGCTGCTGTCTCCTTTGGTTCCAGAACTGGGTCTTCTGGAGTAGGATGGCTACGTAGCTGAAAAACGTGAATcagcttgtgcttttgtttgCCCTTCTGCTTGTTGTACATGCTAACCTATCGATAACGGGGCCAAAGTCACCAGAATTGTCACTTTTACCATTTTCTAAGCATTAGATTCACTTCATTAGAAGACACATACTTGTCTGTGTACAGACACTCTGAATTTATGTCCTCTTTGTAATTCATACATCGGGTCTTTACCCTGTATAGTATGTGATATGCTTTGGTGGACAATATAAGAAGCAGTGGGACTTCGCAAGTATTGGGAAGGTCAGAGACCATATGAACCATAGTCAGCAGATACAAGCCATAAAATGAGGAAGTCTTGTCTTGTGGTAGCTTACTTCTTGCAGAAGTAGCATTCTTAAAGATAGAAAGTGCATTGTACTTTAAAAGTGCTTTAATCataaatgttttgtgttttttagtatCTTGTTGCTGATTGTTGCCAGCCTTGCTTCTtactctgtatttcttctgctcAGTATGTGCACTCAGACTGGTAAGTGAAAAGGATTTATCTAACAGTGATTCCGAAATACTTCCTCACCTATATCGCAAAGACATGACCCAGGATAATTATTATAAATAACAGCATGTTAACAGAAAGCTGTGTCTGATTCAGTGATGTTAAAatacttaacatttttaatgattactatttgccatttaaaaacacaatttTGGAACTTCTTATGTAAAGTAAATGCCGAACTGACTGGTTTCtggattttcagttttatttttttcaaaatgcctctcttctctttccaaaaAGGTAGATCCTGTATTTCTgtagcaaaattattttggtgcTGGCTGAACCGCACTGTTTCAGTGTGTACTGGTGCTTTCAGTGAAGGCTTAAGAGCAATAAAATAGCAGACTTTCATCCTTCTACTTgtaatatatattttgtttacCGTTTGAAATGGATACCTTTCAGGTTTTGTAATCATACTGGATTGCCATAATTCTCATGGCACTTTATAGATGCAGgtatttacagcatttttgaTACTGAATGAGAAGTCGCATTGCAGTCCTTAGAAATTACACTGCTTTGCGAATGTTCAAACAGTAGATTCTAATATTTGCAATCTATTCTGctaatgttttaattcttgctgcttttaattGTTACTAAGACAACTGACTAGTTCCTTGAGTTCTTGTACACAAAGATCATGTTATAGCAGGACGTCTCCATCTCTTTCAGTCACCTGTTTCCCTCtcatctgttttcctctcttttcaaaggtggtggGAGAAagcttccatttctttccttattGGCTTTGTTTCCTGTAGCTAGCTTTGGTCTCTCAGATGATTGCTTCCTGATTCTTCTTAGATCTGCTGCTCCTGTCTTCATCTGTTGAGTGATCTTCTTCATacattcttaaaaaatattcttcagagGTAGGGTTGCTTTTATGGTTGATGTTGTTGGCTGCTTGATGATTTGGGACTAAgtttttggtaattttttttctcttcttggaGCTCTGCTTATTAGAAAGGAATCAGAATCTGAAATAAGTGGCTAGAAAGGTACATAAGAAGCAAAAAAGGGGGAACTTGAGATAATTTTTTATGATCTTTATTTATCTCTTATTTGAGGCTGAAAATTTCTGTATTATATAGGCAATAGGTGGTATTATGTTGTCGTCtggtaaaataataattaaagagatccttgcaaaaagaaatactgggcagagaggaaaactAAGGATTTAAGCTttttgaagtaagaaaagtTTCCATGTTATGAACTTAGAGACCTAACATACAAGAATGGTTTAACTCCTCAGTTACTGTCCAAAGGCAACATTCCACctcaagaaagcattttttaaatacgtACAACTGAAAGCAAGGAATACCACTGAAATGACAGGATGAAGTATTTCTCTTGTCTGAAACTAGCACTTTGCAGTTAATAATTAGTTATCACGTAATGTTGCAGACAATACTAGCACCAGAACTGTGCCTAGATAAGTTTGCTGGATTTATGGCCTtctgtgctttgatttttttaattattttttttaaataagatttctCTCAGATTATATTTACTATAATTCCTGTAAACTATTGA
The Gavia stellata isolate bGavSte3 chromosome 7, bGavSte3.hap2, whole genome shotgun sequence genome window above contains:
- the TRMT5 gene encoding tRNA (guanine(37)-N1)-methyltransferase; protein product: MRTLWRFGYSARLLKTNHFRTAASNTSFPAVWMLLAQYSGRIPGLFVVVRKNSFFTMPETVEDKANLELYLPHPEVRGMTLLNREAFKRTVVVPVLKVKKEIVNTLLKSLKHTVLQRPGLKRVVEDPEDEDSRLVILDPHKILEFSLGESEQEVLKQLNVRPEVSKYNLELTYENFKSEEILRAVLPEGQEVTSGFSRVGHIAHLNLRDHQLPYKHLIGQVIIDKNPGITCVVNKTNIIDSTYRNFQMEVLAGESNLVTKVKENNIVYELDFSKVYWNPRLSTEHGRIIELLKPGDVLFDVFAGIGPFAIPAAKRKCHVFANDLNPESYNWLLHNCKLNKVDNKIKAFNMDGRDFLLGPVREELSKELPLLKEEQKTSFHIVMNLPALAVEFLGVFRHLLVGEPCSTAGLPTVHCYGFSKHDDPAKDIQERAEASLGTSLGGRCSTYLVRNVAPNKEMLCISFQIPADVLYKRPCPDEAKPASKRLCTSKDFSEEKLELKN